DNA from Luteolibacter yonseiensis:
CCATTCTCCAGCCATGCCGCCGCATTGCGGAACGGTTTTCCCGGATGGGCCGGGTGATGGTGGTCCACATAACCCACCAACAAGGGGACCTCGCGGACTTCTCCGGCCAGGTAATCCAGCGCCTGCAGGCACTTGGGCACGAATTGGGATTTGAAAACCAGATCGCGCGGGGGATATCCCACCAGGGAGAGTTCGGGCGTGACCACCAGTTCCGCCCCCGCCTCCAGGCACTCGCGGTAAGCCGCCAGCAGGAGTTTCACATTGCCTGGGAAATCACCGATGACAGCGTTGATTTGTGCGATGCCGATGTTCATGAGTGCGTTCACGAAACACCCCAGACGGCCAAGGTGAAAGGGAAAAGTGGCGGATCCGGCGTCTTCAAAAAGGGGGGCGCCTGTGGATGAGGCCGGCACCCTTGGACGAGAAAAAGCGCGCGAGGAGGAAATAGGCACGAACGACAGCTTGCCGTTTGCGATTCTCCTGTCTAATTTCCGCCTTATCAGACGCCCATGAAAGCCATTTCCTTCTTCACATTGCTCGCTTTGATCTCCCCGCTCGCCGCGCAAAACGAGGCACAACCCGCCGAAAAGACCCCTGCAGAGGCGCAACAGGCGCTCATGCCGAACCAACAGGCGTTCCTGAACCTGCCCGAAGAAAGCCGGAAGGAATTCATCAAACATTTGTCCGAGGCCAGCCGGCTTTTCCAGCAGAAGCGCATTTTCGAGACCATGGAGGAACTGGACAAGGCGGCGAAAATTTTCAAGGACAGTCCCGAAGTCTACAACCTGCGGGGCAGCAGTTTCGTCGAGATGCGGGCGTTCGACAAGGCGCTCGCCGAGTTCAACGAGGCAGCCAAGCTTTCGAAGGACAACCCGAGCATCGAGTTCAATATCGCCGAGGTCTATTTCTGCACCAAGGAATGGAAGAAGGGCGAGGAGCAGTTCGCCAAGATCCTGCAGGGCATCCCGAAGGACAACATCGCGCTGGGCCGCCTGGTCGAATTCAAGCTGTTGCTGTGCAAGCAGAAGCTCGGAAAGACCGCGGAGGCCGCGAGTCTCGCCGAGAAATACACCTTCGAGGATGATTCCCCGTTTTACTACTACGCCCAGGCGACCTTGTCCTACGAGAAAAAGGATCTGATCAAGGCGGAGGAGTGGCTGGCCATGGCGGGGCGCATTTTCCAGGATCAGAACGTGCTGGCTCCGTGGCAGGATACGCTGGTGGAATACGGATACATCAAGAGCTTCTACGGCGAGGACTCGGGTGCCGCCGAGTGACGTGACAGGTCCGCCGCGGCGTGCTTGAGTTCTTCGACGAACGCGAGCACCTGTGCGGAGGTCCTGTTGTCCGCAGGAAGCCCGGCCGCTACATCGATTCGGCTGGGTTCCGCGTCCAGCGGCCGGGTGATCAGTCTCTGCCGGGGATCGATCCGGCTGCTTTCCGCGAGCAGGGCGATGCCGAGGTTTCCCTCCAATGCGGCCGTGAGGCTGCTGACGCCGTCGAACTCGCCCGCGATTTTCGCCTGGATCTGGTGTTCCTTGAAAAAGCCGGTGATGCGGTCCCAATAATCGGGGTAGTGCTCGCGGTCGTAGAGCAACAATTTTTGGCCGTCGAGATCGCCGGCGGTGATGCGTTGCTTGCCCGCCAGAGCATGGTTGGCGGACATCGCCAGTTGCCAACCGTAGCTCCGGAGCGAGATCCATTTGATGGGTTCGAGCAGGCCGACGCACGGGGCCGCGAGGATGAGATCGAGTTTGCCGTTTTCCAAACCAGCGCGCATTTCCGCGGAGGACCAGTCGTACAAACTCACCCTCACCCGCGGATGGAACTGGGTGAAACGTTCGATCGCCACGGAAAGGAATTCTCCCGCGAGCGATGGCGCGTAGCCCACGCGCAGCGGTTCCCCCACGGTGCTGGATTTCACTTTTTCGATCATGGCATCGCTGAACTTCACAAGCTTGCGGGCCTCGGCCAGAAGGATCTCGCCCGCCGGCGTGAGCTGGATGGAATGCGCCCCGCGTTCCAGCAGCGCGGTGTCCAGCTCTTCCTCCAGCGACTTGATCTGCCGGCTGAGCGCTGGCTGCGTGAGGCGCAGTTTCTTCGCCGCGGCCGTGATGCTTCCGGTTTCCCCCACGGCGACGAAATGCTTCAACTGGCGCAGCTCCATGCGCGGGATGTTAGCGTTCTCCGGCGGTTGTGCGACATCGGAAATGGATGATTTGAAATGCGCGGATTTCGCACGTCCATGCGTTGCAACGGAATTTCTTCGTGCCTATGTTGGGACAAATCGAAAGCCATGGGACTCGAAAAAATCACTCAGAAGCTCCAGGAAGCCCTCCAGTCGGCACAAAGCATCGCCTCGAAATCCGCCCACGCGGAACTGAAGAGCCTGCACGTGCTGCTCGCCCTTTTGCAGCAGGAAGGAGGCATCGCCATACCCATCCTGCAAAAGGCGGGCGTCGATATTCCGCTTTTGAAGGCCTCGGTGGCGTCCGCCCTTTCCCGCGAACCCAGCGTGCAGGGGGCGTCCACCCAGCCGCAGATCAGCGTGGGCCTGCGGGCGACCTTGGAAGCGGCGGACCAGGCGCGCGAGTCGCTCGGCGACGACTACCTCAGCGTGGAACATTTCATCCTCGGCTCCTTGAAAGGGGACTCGCCCGCCGGGAAAGTGCTCAAGGACGCCGGACTTACCGAAAAGAGCGCCCGTGAGGCGATCACCGGCGTCCGGGGTTCCCAAAAGGTCACCGATGAGAATCCGGAGGGTAAATACCAGACGTTGGAAAAATACGGCACCGATCTGACCGCCCGGGCGCGGGAGGGCAAGATTGATCCCGTCATCGGCCGGGACGATGAGATCCGCCGCGTGCTGCAGGTGCTTTCCCGGCGGACCAAGAACAACCCGGTGCTGATCGGCGAACCGGGTGTGGGCAAGACTGCCATCGTCGAAGGACTGGCCCGGCGTATTGTGTCCGGTGACGTGCCGGACTCGATGAAGGACAAGCGGATCATCACGCTCGACCTGGGTGGCATGCTCGCCGGGGCGAAGTACCGGGGTGAATTCGAGGAGCGGTTGAAGGCGTTCTTGAAGGAAGTCACCGAATCGAACGGGCAGATCATCCTCTTCATCGACGAGCTGCACACCATCGTGGGGGCGGGAGCCAGCGAGGGGGCCGTGGATGCCTCGAACCTGCTCAAACCCCAGCTCGCCCGTGGGGAACTGCGGACCATCGGCGCGACGACGCTCGACGAATACCGGAAATACATTGAAAAGGATGCCGCCTTGGAACGGCGGTTCCAACCCGTGATGGTGGGTGAACCGTCCGTGGAGGACTCCATCGCCATTCTCCGGGGGCTGAAGGAGCGCTATGAAGTCCACCATGGCGTGAGAATCCAGGATGGCGCGCTGGTTGCGGCCGCCACGTTGTCCGACCGGTATATCTCCGGCCGTTTCCTGCCGGACAAGGCGGTGGATTTGATCGATGAAGCGGCGGCCCGGCTCAAGATCGAGCTGGATTCCATGCCGACCGAGATCGATGTGCTGGAGCGGCAGATCCTCCAGTTGGAAATGGAGAAGAAGGCTCTGGAGAAGGAAACCGACAAGGGTTCGATCGCCCGCTTGGAAAAAGTGAAGGAGGAACAGGCGAACCTGCGCGAGAAATCCTCCGGTCTCATGGCGCAGTGGAGGAATGAGAAATCCATCATCGACCTGGTCCGTGCGGCACAGGAGAAAATCGAGAATCTCAAGACCGAAACCGAGCGTGCCCAGCGGATCGGAGATCTCACCCGGGCGTCCCAGATCACCTATGGAGATCTGCCCGAGGCCCATCGCGAGCTTGAGGCGGCCAAGGAGCAGCTCGCCTCCCGCCAGAACCAGGGAGCGATTCTCAAGGAGGAAGTCACCGAGGACGACATCGCCCGCGTGGTTTCCACATGGACCGGTATCCCGGTGAACCGCCTGCAGGAAGGAGAGCGCGAGAAACTCGTCCACATGGAGCAGCGCCTCGGCGAGCGGGTCACCGGCCAGAAGAAAGCCATCAAGGCCGTTTCGAACGCGGTGCGCCGCGCGCGCGCCGGGTTCCAGGATGAGAACCGCCCCATTGGCTCGTTCATTTTCCTCGGTCCCACCGGCGTGGGTAAAACCGAACTTTCCAAGGCCCTGGCTGAGTTCCTCTTCGACGACGAGGCGGCGATGATCCGCATCGACATGTCGGAATACATGGAGAAGCACAGCGTCGCGCGGCTCATCGGCGCGCCTCCGGGCTACGTCGGCTATGAAGAAGGAGGCCAGCTCAGCGAGCAGGTGCGCCGCAAGCCGTATTCGGTCGTGCTGTTCGACGAGATCGAGAAAGCGCACCCGGACGTGTTCAACGTGCTGTTGCAGGTTCTCGATGACGGCCGCATCACCGACGGCCAGGGACGCACGGTGGATTTCAGGAACACGGTGCTCATCATGACCTCCAACATCGGATCGCAATACATTCTCCACGAGGAAAACGCCGAGCAACGCGAGGCTCAGGTGACCGAGGCCCTGCGCGGACATTTCCGCCCCGAGTTTCTCAACCGCATCGATGAGATCATCATCTTCGACCGTCTCCACCGGGAGGAGCTTGCCGCCATCGTGGATCTCCAACTCGCCCGGGTCCGCCAGCGTCTCGCGAAGCAAGGGCTGGGCCTTGCGCTGACGGAGGAGGCGAAGGAACACATCGGCACACAGGGTTATGATCCCGTATACGGCGCCCGGCCGCTCAAGCGGGTGATCCAGCACCTTCTGCTGGACCCGTTGTCGCTGGACGTGCTCGACGGGAAATTCGTGGATGGTGACGTGATCCACGCGGACGCCAAGGGAGGACGCATCGTTTTTACGAAGTGACCGTTGGCGGGGAAGGTGGTCGAAGAATGCTTGTGTTTATATCAGAATTGGCAAGGATGCGGATGCTTGCATGGACCTCCCCGACGCGATCACACACTTCCTTTCGAAGCCCGGTGCCGAAGAGACCACTCCCTTCGGCCCCGAAGTTCTGGTATACAAGGTGGGCGGCAAATTGTTCGCGTTGACGGACCCAGGGGAATTTCCGGCCCGCATCAATCTGAAGTGTGACCCGGACCGGGCCGTCTCGCTGCGCGATGAATATGACTCCGTCCTTCCCGGATACCATATGAACAAGCGGCACTGGAACACCTTGGTGCTGGACGGTTCGCTTCCCACCCGCCTGGTCAGGGAACTCATCGATCATTCCTATGATCTGGTCGTCGCCTCGTTACCCAAGGGAAAGAGGAAGCCATGATGTCCCGCTGATTTACCATCCGACCATCATGACATATGACTGCTGAGATCATCGCCCGCCGTATCGCCACCGCCTTGATTCTCTTGCTGGGACTTTCAGTGATCCTCTGGTGCATGGGGGCTTTCTGGTACGATTTCCCGGCTCCGGTGCCCGGGCGCAAGGCGGCTTCCATCCTGTTCCTGCTGGTGACCGGTTCCCTGTGGCTTTTCGGGAAGCGTGGAAAACGTCTCATCGCCGTGGCGTTGGTTATTCTGGTGATGGCCTGGTGGTTCGGCCTGGCTCCCCGCAATGACCGCAAATGGCTGGCGGACGTCGCGCGCACCGCCCATGCGGAGATCAATGGAGATCAGGTGGTGTTCCACAATGTCCGTAATTTCGACTACCGGACGGAAACGGATTATGTTCCCAGATGGGAGACGCGGACGGTCGACCTGTCGAAACTGACGGGTATCGACCTCGCCCTGAACTATTGGGGTTCCCCCTACATGGCGCATCCGGTGGTAAGTTTCCAGTTCTCCGACTCCCCGCCATTGTGTTTCTCCATCGAAACGCGCAAGGAAGAGGGAGAGAGCTACTCGGCGATCGGCGGGATCTACCGTCAATACGAACTGATCTACATCGTGGCGGACGAGCGTGATGTCATCCGGGTGCGGACGAACTATCGCAAGGGTGAGGACGTTTATCTCTATCGGTTGAACATCAGTCCGGAAAAGGCACGTGAGCGGTTCATGGACTATGTCACCGCGCTGAACGAACTCCATGACAAGGCAGGTTGGTACAACGCGCTGACGACGAACTGCACCACCAGCATCCGGACGCAGAATCATTCGGGAAAACGCCAGCCCTGGGACTGGAGGATGCTGGTGAACGGGAAAGCGGATGAGATGCTTCAGGAACAAGGAGCCTTCCGTGATGGAGGCCTGCCATTCCATGAGCTGAAGCTCCGTTCCCGCATCAATGACGCCGCGCGTGCCGCGAACGATGATCCGGATTTTTCCGCCCGCATCCGGGCGGGCCTGCCACCTTTTTCCAAACCATAGAAACCACAAAACCGAACGTTCATGAAAACCCGATTCTCGATTCCACTCGTTTGCGCCGCCCTCGTGGCTCCGGCATTTTCGCAGGCTCCGTCGGCGGACATCCATGAGACAGGAGTGATGTTGCAGGCCGCGTCATTGCTGGATGCCGGCACCCTTCGCGGCAGCTCCTACCGGGTGCGCGACCAGGTGCCGACGGACGGCTACATGGCTTACTTCACGATCGACAGCGACTATGCCACCCTGACGGCGGTTGGTGTGCCGCAGGCGAGGCGGCGTATCGTAGAAGCCGAGGCGATCCGCAGGTTGGTGGAGACCAGCAAGGGGGATTTGTTCGCCGAGGGGATGAAACGGTCCGTCGAGCAACCGATCGAGGCCGTGAAAAACATCGTCAAACATCCGGTGGATTCACTCAAGGCGGCTCCGGCCACGGTCGGGCATTTCTTCAGCAAGATGGGATCCGCCATCGGCCGGGCGGGAGGAAGACTGAAGGACCAGAGCGAGGAAATATCCGCGAGTCCCGATGAGGAGGGAAGAGAGGCGGTCACCGCCGAAGCGGGCAGGGGAATCGGTGAGGCCGCCAGAAACGCCGTGGGTTTTGACAAGGCGAAGCTGGCCACCGCCAAACAACTGGGCGTGGATCCGTATTCGGACAACGCGCGCCTGCAGGAAGAGATGGACAAGGTCACCTGGGCGTTTTTCGCCGGCGGCCTGCCGCTGCGGATCGGGGCGGCCGTGGCTTCGGCGGGAGTGGCGGTAGCCGCGACGAACATGGTCGGTGTCCCGGAAGATACCTACGCGCTCACCCAATCCGAACTCGCGTTCCGTGACGGACGCTCGCTGGCGGCCATGGGAATTTCCGATGAGGACATCAAGACCTTCCAGGTCGGACGCGGCCCTCTCAGCACCACAAGACGCCACCTCATCACACTCGCGCTTGAGGCGATGCCGAAGGCCGGGGGGCGTGGAAATGCGGTTCTGCTGGCGAACGCCTGCGAGACCCCCGAACAGGTGGATTTCCTTGTGGGGGCGTTGCAGATATTGGCGGCCCGCCAGCGTTCCGGTGCCGCCGACTACGTGGAACTGAAGGTGATCGGCCGGCTGCCGGGAGCCGTCACCGCCGCCGGAGAGCTGGAGGTTCCTGCTCCGGTGGACCAGGTGACGTGGACGGAGCAGGTCGCGGGTGCGGCAAATCGTGATGACCTCGGGGCAATGCCGAAGGTGCTGGTGCATACGGGCAAGCTCTCGCAAGCCGCCACCGCCGGATTCATGAAATCCGGGTGGAAACTGGTGGGCGTGGAGTATCCGAGATGACCGGTCTCGGAGCTTGGACCACCCGTCCATCATCATCCGGGCATCGCTATCGAGAACCGGGCCGGTCCTTTATCTGACCTTCTCCAGCTTGGAGCGGAGTTTCGCCGCCACTTCATGAAACGCGGCGGAGACCTTGCTTTTCTCCGGGGAGACAAGGGCCACGGGAGCTCCACTGTCGCCTCGCTCACGGGTTTCGATGTCGATGGGGATCTGTCCCAGCAGCGGCACATTCATGTATTCCGCCTCGCGCACGCCGCCGTCCTTGCCGAAAATGGGATAGCGTTTGCCATCATCGCCCTCGAACCAGGCCATGTTCTCGATCAGGCCGAGGATGGGCACGTTCACTTTCGCGAACATGGACACCGCCTTGCGCGCGTCGATGAGGGCGACTTCCTGCGGGGTGGTGACGATGACGGATCCGTCCACCGTCACGGTCTGGACGATGGTGAGCTGGATGTCCCCGGTGCCGGGTGGCAGGTCCAGCACGAGGTAGTCCAGATCGCCCCAGGCCACCTGGCGG
Protein-coding regions in this window:
- a CDS encoding LysR family transcriptional regulator; this translates as MELRQLKHFVAVGETGSITAAAKKLRLTQPALSRQIKSLEEELDTALLERGAHSIQLTPAGEILLAEARKLVKFSDAMIEKVKSSTVGEPLRVGYAPSLAGEFLSVAIERFTQFHPRVRVSLYDWSSAEMRAGLENGKLDLILAAPCVGLLEPIKWISLRSYGWQLAMSANHALAGKQRITAGDLDGQKLLLYDREHYPDYWDRITGFFKEHQIQAKIAGEFDGVSSLTAALEGNLGIALLAESSRIDPRQRLITRPLDAEPSRIDVAAGLPADNRTSAQVLAFVEELKHAAADLSRHSAAPESSP
- the clpB gene encoding ATP-dependent chaperone ClpB gives rise to the protein MGLEKITQKLQEALQSAQSIASKSAHAELKSLHVLLALLQQEGGIAIPILQKAGVDIPLLKASVASALSREPSVQGASTQPQISVGLRATLEAADQARESLGDDYLSVEHFILGSLKGDSPAGKVLKDAGLTEKSAREAITGVRGSQKVTDENPEGKYQTLEKYGTDLTARAREGKIDPVIGRDDEIRRVLQVLSRRTKNNPVLIGEPGVGKTAIVEGLARRIVSGDVPDSMKDKRIITLDLGGMLAGAKYRGEFEERLKAFLKEVTESNGQIILFIDELHTIVGAGASEGAVDASNLLKPQLARGELRTIGATTLDEYRKYIEKDAALERRFQPVMVGEPSVEDSIAILRGLKERYEVHHGVRIQDGALVAAATLSDRYISGRFLPDKAVDLIDEAAARLKIELDSMPTEIDVLERQILQLEMEKKALEKETDKGSIARLEKVKEEQANLREKSSGLMAQWRNEKSIIDLVRAAQEKIENLKTETERAQRIGDLTRASQITYGDLPEAHRELEAAKEQLASRQNQGAILKEEVTEDDIARVVSTWTGIPVNRLQEGEREKLVHMEQRLGERVTGQKKAIKAVSNAVRRARAGFQDENRPIGSFIFLGPTGVGKTELSKALAEFLFDDEAAMIRIDMSEYMEKHSVARLIGAPPGYVGYEEGGQLSEQVRRKPYSVVLFDEIEKAHPDVFNVLLQVLDDGRITDGQGRTVDFRNTVLIMTSNIGSQYILHEENAEQREAQVTEALRGHFRPEFLNRIDEIIIFDRLHREELAAIVDLQLARVRQRLAKQGLGLALTEEAKEHIGTQGYDPVYGARPLKRVIQHLLLDPLSLDVLDGKFVDGDVIHADAKGGRIVFTK
- a CDS encoding MmcQ/YjbR family DNA-binding protein, whose amino-acid sequence is MDLPDAITHFLSKPGAEETTPFGPEVLVYKVGGKLFALTDPGEFPARINLKCDPDRAVSLRDEYDSVLPGYHMNKRHWNTLVLDGSLPTRLVRELIDHSYDLVVASLPKGKRKP
- a CDS encoding DUF4105 domain-containing protein encodes the protein MTAEIIARRIATALILLLGLSVILWCMGAFWYDFPAPVPGRKAASILFLLVTGSLWLFGKRGKRLIAVALVILVMAWWFGLAPRNDRKWLADVARTAHAEINGDQVVFHNVRNFDYRTETDYVPRWETRTVDLSKLTGIDLALNYWGSPYMAHPVVSFQFSDSPPLCFSIETRKEEGESYSAIGGIYRQYELIYIVADERDVIRVRTNYRKGEDVYLYRLNISPEKARERFMDYVTALNELHDKAGWYNALTTNCTTSIRTQNHSGKRQPWDWRMLVNGKADEMLQEQGAFRDGGLPFHELKLRSRINDAARAANDDPDFSARIRAGLPPFSKP